The Candidatus Zixiibacteriota bacterium genome has a window encoding:
- a CDS encoding zinc-dependent alcohol dehydrogenase family protein yields the protein MRAMILEKQGRPLQAADAPVPVPSNGQLLLKVHACGVCRTDLHVVDGDLNEPKLPLIPGHQIVATVVDSSKSKGKFQTGDKVGVPWLGGSCGSCLYCLSGRENLCDNARYTGYQIDGGFAEYTVADENFCFPIPPGYPDLQAAPLLCAGLIGYRSLKMTEKAHRLGLYGFGAAAHIIIQVAKFQGREIYAFTRKGDTKGQRFAQDLGAVWAGESESAPPALLDAAIIFAPAGELVPKALRATAKGGIVVCAGIHMSDIPSFPYSILWGERVVRSVANLTRKDGEEFLRLAPRVPVKTEVHPYPLEKANEALDDLRHGRFTGAAVVTVE from the coding sequence ATGCGCGCCATGATTCTCGAGAAACAGGGGAGGCCGCTGCAGGCGGCGGATGCCCCGGTTCCTGTCCCATCAAATGGTCAGCTGCTGCTCAAAGTTCATGCCTGCGGGGTCTGCCGAACCGACCTGCATGTTGTTGATGGCGATTTGAACGAGCCGAAACTCCCCTTGATACCGGGGCATCAGATAGTCGCGACTGTGGTTGATAGTTCAAAAAGTAAGGGGAAATTCCAGACGGGGGACAAGGTCGGCGTTCCCTGGCTCGGCGGCAGTTGCGGCAGTTGCCTATATTGCCTTTCGGGTCGAGAGAATCTGTGCGACAACGCCAGATACACCGGATACCAGATCGATGGCGGTTTCGCCGAATACACCGTTGCGGATGAGAATTTCTGTTTCCCGATTCCGCCCGGATATCCCGACCTGCAGGCGGCGCCGCTTCTCTGCGCCGGACTTATCGGGTACCGGTCGCTCAAGATGACCGAGAAAGCTCACCGGTTGGGGCTCTATGGCTTCGGAGCGGCGGCTCATATAATAATCCAGGTGGCAAAGTTTCAGGGACGGGAAATCTATGCCTTTACGAGGAAGGGGGATACCAAAGGGCAGCGGTTTGCGCAGGATTTAGGAGCGGTCTGGGCCGGGGAATCGGAGAGCGCTCCCCCGGCGTTACTTGATGCCGCCATTATATTTGCGCCGGCGGGGGAACTGGTCCCAAAGGCGCTTCGCGCCACTGCCAAAGGGGGGATTGTGGTCTGCGCCGGAATTCATATGAGCGACATACCATCGTTTCCGTACTCGATACTCTGGGGGGAGAGAGTGGTGCGCTCGGTGGCGAACTTGACCCGAAAGGATGGAGAAGAATTTCTGAGATTAGCGCCCCGTGTGCCGGTCAAGACCGAGGTGCATCCCTATCCGTTGGAGAAAGCGAACGAGGCACTTGACGACCTCCGTCACGGCCGCTTCACCGGCGCCGCCGTGGTGACAGTTGAATAG
- a CDS encoding protein kinase: MERENQKGPGEGPSGKVTSGDLISHYRILSHIGSGGMGEIFLAEDLKLNRRVALKFLPEDCCPDATKKARFLREAQAAAQLSHPNIVVIHEISEYAGRPYFVMEFIEGLDFNEHVKKKNPNLGQIIELANQVSEGLQAAHKSGIIHRDIKPANILVDHSDRIKILDFGLASLKGVENITRTGTTLGTLGYMSPEQLLGEKIDHRSDIYSFGVTLYEIIARQTPFAGEYSAAVMHSILNETPPALESIVPEVPATLSDLISKMIEKNPDLRYQTMEEVNSELKSLAESFRKTPVNSVSDGFPRKTAENIIAVLYFDNLFDPDDSKKWGEVISALLISGLTDHPQLTVVSSQRLYDLLRQMGREKQNRIDRTVASQLAHRAGARWMVVGAILAETPLLTISSQVIEVASGKVIAGLRIRGEESETIFTVVDKLLAMITEKITIDKKPLLSPLRSVAEVTTSSPEAYRHYLAGLEWTVKVQEDKAREEFEKALDYDPEFAMAYYSLARMPLPNRLALLAKAVEYSKRATFKEKCYIMSWKALTEDDIPNAINELERLIERHKDEKEAYFSLGVRYHYLGDYEKAISYLVKAISLDPHFERAWNQLAYAYYFAGKVHLSFQTAEQYIRLAPDGPAPYDTQAEILSFAGEADAAIQGYNIALKKGILPSTCCNLGVLYILRTDYEDAQRCFNKLSVIARRHPWVDSGFYEAAIPIHQGNFQKALTMLDSAISDDELDPSRQIMISYKRQLKAGVLMELGKNDEAFEELDKSGLVARKREWFRQGRSLAIDRIWLLARTHRHDEARKELESIGTSSFTPKWLVREDRLIAEGLIAFEEGAYESSYRSLIAANEKFPKWPSIRSFLIDRIAARCCINTGRSERAIQILSRSLSIYANARIWNLAADVKNHYYLGIAYENTGQTDKAVEQYRTFLNIWKSADRQLPEMADARNRLDRLASGND, encoded by the coding sequence ATGGAGAGGGAAAATCAAAAGGGTCCCGGAGAGGGGCCGTCAGGTAAGGTAACTTCAGGCGACCTGATTTCTCACTATAGAATTCTGTCTCATATCGGCTCCGGCGGCATGGGAGAGATTTTTCTTGCCGAAGACCTGAAGTTGAATCGCCGGGTGGCGCTGAAATTTCTGCCGGAGGATTGCTGCCCCGATGCGACCAAGAAAGCCCGCTTTCTGCGCGAAGCGCAGGCGGCGGCGCAACTGAGCCATCCCAACATTGTCGTCATTCATGAGATAAGCGAATATGCGGGACGTCCCTATTTTGTTATGGAATTTATAGAGGGACTTGACTTCAATGAGCATGTAAAGAAGAAGAATCCGAATCTGGGGCAGATAATTGAACTGGCGAATCAGGTCAGCGAGGGTCTCCAGGCCGCCCACAAAAGTGGAATAATTCATCGCGATATTAAGCCTGCCAACATCCTTGTTGACCACAGTGACAGAATTAAGATACTCGATTTCGGGCTGGCATCTCTCAAAGGAGTCGAAAACATTACCAGGACCGGCACGACTTTGGGAACACTCGGCTATATGTCGCCGGAGCAACTGCTTGGTGAAAAGATAGACCACCGCTCAGATATCTACTCTTTCGGAGTCACGCTGTATGAAATCATAGCCAGACAGACCCCCTTTGCAGGGGAATACTCGGCCGCGGTAATGCACTCCATTCTAAATGAGACCCCGCCGGCGCTGGAATCAATAGTTCCGGAAGTGCCGGCTACTCTGTCTGACCTGATTTCCAAAATGATTGAGAAAAATCCCGACCTTCGTTATCAGACGATGGAAGAAGTCAACTCCGAACTGAAAAGTCTCGCGGAATCATTTCGGAAGACGCCGGTGAATTCTGTTTCTGACGGATTCCCGCGAAAGACCGCCGAAAACATTATCGCTGTCCTTTATTTTGATAACCTTTTTGACCCGGACGACAGTAAAAAATGGGGAGAAGTTATCTCGGCGTTATTGATTTCGGGACTGACAGACCATCCGCAACTGACGGTGGTTTCATCACAGCGGCTGTATGATTTGCTTCGTCAGATGGGACGGGAGAAGCAGAATCGGATTGACCGGACAGTGGCATCACAGCTTGCCCATCGGGCCGGCGCCCGGTGGATGGTGGTGGGGGCGATTCTGGCGGAGACGCCCCTTCTGACAATATCATCACAGGTAATTGAAGTTGCCTCGGGGAAGGTCATTGCCGGGCTGAGAATTAGAGGTGAAGAAAGCGAGACCATTTTTACTGTGGTTGATAAATTGCTGGCGATGATAACAGAGAAGATAACGATTGATAAGAAGCCCTTGCTGTCGCCACTGCGGTCGGTGGCGGAAGTAACGACCTCGTCGCCGGAAGCGTATCGACATTATCTTGCAGGATTAGAGTGGACGGTCAAAGTCCAGGAGGACAAAGCGCGCGAGGAATTTGAGAAGGCGCTCGACTATGACCCCGAATTTGCAATGGCTTACTATTCCCTGGCGAGGATGCCCTTACCGAATAGACTTGCCCTACTCGCAAAGGCCGTTGAGTATTCGAAGAGGGCTACGTTCAAGGAGAAATGCTACATAATGAGTTGGAAGGCTCTAACCGAGGATGACATTCCTAACGCGATAAATGAGTTGGAAAGATTAATAGAGCGGCATAAAGATGAAAAGGAAGCCTATTTCAGTCTTGGTGTGCGGTATCATTATTTGGGGGATTATGAAAAGGCGATATCATATCTTGTGAAGGCGATTTCACTCGATCCTCACTTTGAAAGGGCATGGAATCAATTGGCTTATGCATATTACTTTGCTGGTAAGGTTCATTTATCCTTTCAAACAGCGGAGCAATATATAAGACTGGCTCCTGATGGACCGGCGCCATACGACACTCAGGCCGAGATTCTGTCATTCGCGGGAGAGGCTGATGCCGCAATACAGGGATACAATATTGCCTTGAAGAAGGGAATATTGCCATCAACTTGCTGCAATCTTGGCGTTCTTTATATACTGAGGACGGATTATGAAGATGCCCAACGGTGCTTCAATAAATTATCCGTGATTGCTCGCCGCCACCCCTGGGTTGACAGCGGCTTCTATGAAGCGGCCATTCCGATTCATCAGGGCAACTTCCAGAAGGCTCTAACCATGCTTGACAGCGCAATAAGTGATGATGAATTGGATCCGTCCCGGCAGATAATGATTTCATACAAGAGGCAGTTGAAGGCTGGGGTATTAATGGAGTTAGGGAAAAACGATGAAGCCTTTGAAGAATTGGACAAATCGGGATTAGTAGCGCGAAAAAGAGAATGGTTCCGTCAAGGCAGATCTTTAGCCATAGACCGCATCTGGCTTCTGGCAAGGACTCATCGTCATGATGAGGCGAGAAAGGAATTGGAGAGTATCGGCACGAGTTCATTTACGCCGAAATGGTTAGTCCGTGAAGACCGTCTGATTGCCGAAGGTTTGATTGCGTTTGAAGAGGGTGCTTATGAGTCAAGTTACCGCAGTTTAATTGCGGCAAATGAGAAATTCCCCAAATGGCCCTCAATCAGGAGTTTTCTAATTGACCGCATAGCGGCAAGGTGCTGTATCAATACAGGCAGGTCTGAACGCGCAATACAGATTCTGAGTAGATCGCTTAGTATCTATGCAAATGCCAGAATCTGGAATCTTGCCGCCGATGTGAAAAACCATTATTACCTCGGTATCGCCTACGAGAATACCGGACAGACCGATAAAGCTGTCGAGCAATATCGCACCTTCCTCAATATCTGGAAATCGGCCGACCGACAATTGCCCGAGATGGCAGATGCCCGAAACCGGCTGGACCGCCTGGCTTCAGGAAATGATTGA
- a CDS encoding CopD family protein — MSSSVIINFFHLIATVAWIGGMIYNAAIFPGLIGAVEPPGRGKVMGAMAKRFTILAWVSVLILLVTGLLKTPSSMLFDTVSSYGILLTVKHLMILLMIIFGIIISFVYAPRLRRLAPAPGAAPDPGFFAAQKGIKIYSSLNTILGVAVLFLVAVMQG, encoded by the coding sequence ATGTCATCGTCGGTTATTATCAATTTTTTTCATCTCATAGCGACCGTGGCTTGGATTGGCGGGATGATTTATAACGCCGCCATTTTTCCGGGGTTGATAGGAGCGGTGGAACCCCCCGGTCGAGGAAAGGTGATGGGGGCTATGGCAAAGCGCTTCACCATTCTGGCATGGGTTTCGGTACTGATACTGCTGGTTACCGGATTGCTCAAGACCCCCTCGAGCATGCTGTTTGATACGGTCTCTTCCTATGGCATTCTGCTTACCGTGAAGCACCTGATGATACTTCTCATGATAATCTTCGGGATAATTATCTCTTTTGTCTATGCCCCAAGACTGCGCCGTCTCGCGCCGGCGCCGGGTGCGGCGCCTGACCCGGGATTCTTTGCGGCTCAGAAGGGGATAAAGATATATTCATCACTCAATACCATTCTGGGAGTCGCCGTCCTGTTTCTGGTGGCGGTGATGCAGGGCTAA